A window from Cellulomonas sp. C5510 encodes these proteins:
- a CDS encoding glycosyltransferase family 4 protein: MRIGLVIDDGLDKPDGVQQIVLTLGRRLADLGHEVHYLTSSTDRTDLADLHVLGRTVSVRFNGNRLRSPLPASRARIRRLLAEVPFDVLHVTMPYSPLLAGRVVSAASPRTAVVGSFVIYPQDAVARWGIRALGLAERRRLRRFDAISALSEAARESVREAYGRDVPVIGGPVELGAAPAGGTRRADDAPVHVVFLGRLVERKGPRELLAAMAALPATVRPWRLTLAGRGPLLEDLRARAAAAGIADRVDFPGFVAEEDKAALLAGADVVALPSTGGESFGMSVVEALADAGGVVLAGDNPGYRTPMAGLEAQLVDPRDTAAFSRTLARWIDDPGARLAAVGPQRAAAQRFEAGEITRQTLAWYAQAIASRRP; encoded by the coding sequence ATGCGCATCGGCCTGGTGATCGACGACGGCCTCGACAAGCCGGACGGCGTCCAGCAGATCGTGCTCACGCTCGGGCGGCGGCTCGCGGACCTCGGCCACGAGGTCCACTACCTGACCTCCAGCACCGACCGCACGGACCTGGCGGACCTGCACGTGCTCGGCCGCACCGTGTCGGTGCGGTTCAACGGCAACCGGCTGCGCAGCCCCCTGCCGGCGTCGCGCGCGCGCATCCGGCGGCTGCTCGCCGAGGTGCCGTTCGACGTGCTGCACGTGACGATGCCGTACAGCCCGCTGCTCGCGGGACGGGTGGTGTCGGCGGCGTCGCCCCGCACGGCCGTCGTCGGCTCGTTCGTCATCTACCCGCAGGACGCGGTCGCCCGGTGGGGCATCCGCGCGCTCGGGCTGGCCGAGCGACGCCGGCTGCGGCGGTTCGACGCGATCAGCGCGCTGTCCGAGGCGGCCCGGGAGTCGGTACGGGAGGCGTACGGGCGGGACGTGCCGGTCATCGGGGGGCCGGTGGAGCTGGGGGCGGCTCCGGCGGGCGGTACCCGGCGGGCGGACGACGCGCCCGTGCACGTCGTGTTCCTCGGGCGGCTCGTCGAGCGCAAGGGACCGCGCGAGCTCCTGGCCGCGATGGCGGCGCTGCCGGCGACCGTGCGGCCGTGGCGCCTGACGCTCGCCGGTCGGGGACCGCTGCTCGAGGACCTGCGGGCGCGTGCGGCCGCCGCGGGGATCGCCGACCGGGTCGACTTCCCCGGGTTCGTCGCCGAGGAGGACAAGGCCGCCCTGCTCGCCGGCGCGGACGTGGTGGCGCTGCCGTCGACCGGCGGCGAGAGCTTCGGGATGTCCGTGGTGGAGGCGCTCGCCGACGCCGGCGGTGTCGTGCTCGCCGGCGACAACCCGGGCTACCGCACCCCGATGGCGGGGCTCGAGGCGCAGCTCGTCGACCCCCGTGACACGGCGGCGTTCTCCCGGACGCTCGCGCGGTGGATCGACGACCCGGGCGCGCGCCTCGCGGCCGTGGGTCCGCAGCGCGCGGCGGCGCAGCGGTTCGAGGCCGGGGAGATCACCCGGCAGACCCTGGCCTGGTACGCGCAGGCGATCGCGTCCCGCCGGCCCTGA
- the prfA gene encoding peptide chain release factor 1, with translation MTDPFAAARPLLDEHASIEQQLADPAVHADQALARRLGRRYAELGRVAQAHAAWRAAAEDLADARELAESDDAFAAELPALAATEAEAAERLRRVLVPRDPDDARDAILEIKAGEGGEESALFAGDLLRMYLRYAERRGWRTETLESTESDLGGYKDVQVAIKARGAVTDPADGVWASLKYEGGVHRVQRVPVTESQGRIHTSAAGVLVFPEVEDEGEVEIDPNDLRIDVYRSSGPGGQSVNTTDSAVRITHVPTGIVVSMQNEKSQLQNREQAMRVLRARLLAARQEEAAAAASAARRSQVRTVDRSERIRTYNFPENRIADHRTGYKAYNLDAVLDGDLGPVVQSAVDADEAARLAAAGES, from the coding sequence ATGACCGACCCGTTCGCGGCGGCGCGCCCGCTGCTCGACGAGCACGCGAGCATCGAGCAGCAGCTCGCCGACCCGGCGGTGCACGCCGACCAGGCGCTGGCCCGCCGGCTGGGGCGCCGGTACGCCGAGCTCGGCCGGGTCGCGCAGGCCCACGCCGCCTGGCGCGCGGCGGCCGAGGACCTCGCGGACGCGCGCGAGCTGGCGGAGTCGGATGACGCGTTCGCGGCGGAGCTGCCCGCGCTGGCCGCGACGGAGGCGGAGGCCGCCGAGCGGCTGCGGCGGGTGCTGGTCCCGCGGGACCCGGACGACGCCCGCGACGCGATCCTGGAGATCAAGGCGGGCGAGGGCGGCGAGGAGTCGGCGCTGTTCGCCGGGGACCTGCTGCGCATGTACCTGCGGTACGCCGAGCGGCGCGGCTGGCGGACCGAGACGCTCGAGTCCACCGAGTCGGACCTGGGCGGCTACAAGGACGTGCAGGTCGCGATCAAGGCGCGCGGCGCGGTCACGGACCCGGCGGACGGCGTGTGGGCGAGCCTCAAGTACGAGGGCGGCGTGCACCGGGTGCAGCGCGTGCCGGTCACGGAGTCCCAGGGCCGGATCCACACGTCGGCGGCGGGCGTCCTGGTCTTCCCGGAGGTGGAGGACGAGGGCGAGGTCGAGATCGACCCGAACGACCTGCGCATCGACGTGTACCGGTCGTCCGGCCCGGGCGGCCAGTCGGTGAACACCACCGACTCGGCGGTGCGGATCACCCACGTCCCCACCGGCATCGTCGTGTCGATGCAGAACGAGAAGTCGCAGCTGCAGAACCGCGAGCAGGCGATGCGGGTGCTGCGGGCGCGGCTGCTCGCGGCGCGCCAGGAGGAGGCCGCCGCGGCGGCGAGCGCGGCCCGGCGCTCCCAGGTCCGCACGGTCGACCGCTCCGAGCGGATCCGGACGTACAACTTCCCGGAGAACCGGATCGCGGACCACCGCACCGGCTACAAGGCGTACAACCTGGACGCGGTGCTCGACGGCGACCTCGGCCCGGTCGTGCAGTCGGCCGTCGACGCCGACGAGGCCGCGCGCCTGGCCGCTGCGGGGGAGTCGTGA
- the prmC gene encoding peptide chain release factor N(5)-glutamine methyltransferase, translated as MTEAAAPTVRALVEGATRVLADAGVGSPRHDAVALAAYALGLPRLDLVMAPPAPEGFTEEYAALVDRRRRREPLQHIVGSTVFRYLSLRVEPGVFVPRPETETVAQVAVDEAARLAAEGRSPLVVDLCCGAGGIALSVDTEVPGARVVAVDASPEAVALTRHNHGASGSGSMRVELGDVRDPALLAELDGTVDVVVSNPPYIPPDAVPVDPEVRDHDPDLALYGGGADGLDVPRAVLAAATRLLAPGGLLVMEHAEVQDAASRADAEATGAFEAIATLPDLTGRPRMLVARRRGPAPGPGEPGEPPPGARAGVGDSQP; from the coding sequence GTGACCGAGGCCGCGGCGCCGACGGTCCGCGCGCTCGTCGAGGGTGCGACGCGCGTGCTCGCGGACGCCGGCGTCGGGTCGCCACGGCACGACGCGGTGGCGCTGGCGGCGTACGCCCTGGGGCTGCCGCGGCTGGACCTCGTCATGGCCCCGCCCGCGCCGGAGGGGTTCACCGAGGAGTACGCCGCCCTGGTCGACCGCCGCCGGCGCCGCGAGCCGCTGCAGCACATCGTCGGGTCGACGGTGTTCCGCTACCTGAGCCTGCGGGTGGAGCCGGGCGTGTTCGTGCCGCGGCCGGAGACCGAGACCGTCGCGCAGGTCGCGGTCGACGAGGCCGCGCGCCTCGCGGCGGAGGGGCGGTCGCCGCTGGTGGTCGACCTCTGCTGCGGCGCGGGCGGCATCGCGCTGTCGGTCGACACCGAGGTGCCCGGTGCCCGGGTGGTGGCCGTCGACGCGTCGCCGGAGGCCGTGGCCCTGACGCGGCACAACCACGGGGCGTCCGGCTCCGGCTCGATGCGCGTGGAGCTCGGCGACGTGCGGGACCCGGCGCTGCTGGCGGAGCTCGACGGCACCGTCGACGTCGTCGTCTCCAACCCGCCGTACATCCCGCCGGACGCCGTGCCGGTGGACCCGGAGGTCCGGGACCACGACCCCGACCTGGCGCTGTACGGCGGCGGCGCGGACGGCCTGGACGTCCCGCGCGCGGTCCTGGCCGCGGCCACGCGGCTGCTGGCGCCGGGCGGGTTGCTGGTCATGGAGCACGCCGAGGTGCAGGACGCCGCGTCCCGGGCGGACGCCGAGGCGACCGGCGCGTTCGAGGCGATCGCGACGCTGCCCGACCTGACCGGCCGACCCCGGATGCTCGTGGCCCGCCGCCGCGGCCCGGCGCCCGGACCGGGGGAGCCGGGCGAGCCGCCTCCGGGCGCCAGGGCCGGCGTGGGAGACTCGCAGCCGTGA
- a CDS encoding L-threonylcarbamoyladenylate synthase → MTAHALDATDPATWGPALDAAVHTVERGGLVVLPTDTVYGIGADAFTPPAVAALLAAKGRGRQMPPPVLMPDARTLDGLAMGVPPAARDLAEAFWPGGLTIILVAQPSLAWDLGDTHGTVALRVPDHPVALALLRRTGPMAVSSANRTGQPSALEVAEAVSQLGDRVQTYLDGGRTPGQVASTIVDATGDELRVVREGALSLERLREVAPVVGGPGR, encoded by the coding sequence GTGACTGCCCACGCCCTGGACGCCACCGACCCCGCGACCTGGGGGCCCGCCCTCGACGCCGCCGTGCACACGGTCGAGCGCGGCGGGCTGGTCGTGCTGCCGACGGACACCGTGTACGGGATCGGTGCGGACGCGTTCACGCCTCCCGCGGTCGCGGCGCTGCTCGCGGCGAAGGGCCGTGGCCGGCAGATGCCGCCCCCGGTGCTGATGCCGGACGCGCGGACGCTCGACGGGCTGGCGATGGGCGTCCCGCCGGCCGCCCGCGACCTCGCCGAGGCGTTCTGGCCCGGCGGGCTGACGATCATCCTGGTGGCGCAGCCGTCGCTGGCCTGGGACCTCGGGGACACGCACGGCACGGTCGCCCTGCGGGTGCCGGACCACCCGGTCGCGCTGGCCCTGCTGCGCCGCACCGGCCCGATGGCGGTGTCGAGCGCGAACCGCACCGGGCAGCCGTCGGCCCTGGAGGTCGCCGAGGCGGTCTCGCAGCTCGGCGACCGCGTGCAGACGTACCTCGACGGCGGACGCACGCCCGGTCAGGTCGCCTCGACGATCGTCGACGCCACCGGCGACGAGCTGCGGGTCGTCCGCGAGGGCGCCCTCTCCCTCGAGCGCCTCCGCGAGGTCGCACCCGTGGTGGGTGGACCCGGCCGGTGA
- the rpmE gene encoding 50S ribosomal protein L31 has protein sequence MKTDIHPEYVVTQVTCTCGNTFTTRSTATSGEIRADVCSACHPFYTGKQKILDTGGRVARFEARYGKRPAN, from the coding sequence GTGAAGACTGACATCCACCCCGAGTACGTGGTGACCCAGGTGACCTGCACCTGTGGCAACACGTTCACCACGCGCTCGACCGCGACCTCCGGCGAGATCCGCGCCGACGTCTGCAGCGCCTGCCACCCGTTCTACACGGGCAAGCAGAAGATCCTCGACACCGGTGGCCGCGTGGCCCGGTTCGAGGCGCGCTACGGCAAGCGCCCGGCCAACTAG